CGAAGCAAAGGCAGAAGCTTTCATACCTCTGGCAATTGCTAAACTGGCTATCGGGATCATCTCACCTGCTTTTTCACCAACCAGTGTAGCCCCGATGATTTTGCCTTTTTTACCGAGGATCAGCTTCAAAAATCCGTCTCGGTCGTTATCAGCTTTGGCTCGATCAATTTCCGCTAATCGGAAGATCAGAGCATCTCGATAGATACCCAGTTTTTCTGCCCAGGGCTGCGTGTAACCGATATGAGCTACTTCCGGCTTGGTATAAGTCGTCCAGGGAACCATCTTGTAGCTGGCTTTACAACCAAAACCCAGAATGGCATTAGGCACGACCTTTCCAGCCTGATATCCCGCCATGTGGGTAAACTGGAAGGGACCTGTCACATCGCCGGCAGCAAAGATATTTTTTATCGATGTTTTCATTTTATTATCGCTGATGATGTAACCGCGCTTATCTGTTTTTACCCCGAGTTTATCCAAGTTCAAACCGGTTGTATTGGGAAGGCGTCCGGCAGAAACCAGAAGTGCGTCACCGGAAATTTTAATTTCTTTTCCGGCACTTTCCACCAATACAGTTTTCAGCTTATCCTGCTGTGAAACCGCTTTAACTTTGCACTGCAAACACAGCTCCACTCCATCGCGATCAAAAACCTCTTTCATCACTTGCCAAACTTCCGGATCATCTTTGGGGAAGAGATGATCGTTATGATCGATGATGGTAACTTTTGCTCCTAAATGCCGAAACCCTTGCCCCAATTCCAAACCGATCGGTCCGCCACCGATTATCACCAGATGATCTGGCAGCTCACTTAGATCGAAGATCGTTTTATTGGTAAGGAAATCTACTTTTCCCAAACCGGGAATGGGCGGAATGCGAGCCGTGGAACCAGTGGCAATAACAATTTTCTTGCCGCTTATTTGCTTGTCTCCAAGCTGCACAGTGTGCGGGTCGATAAGAGTTGCTTCAACCAGAAATACATCTACTCCCAATCCTTCAAATCTCTCTTTGGAATCATGGGGTTCGATCTCGGCGATCACCGATTTTACCCGCTGCATCACTTTTTTCAGATCAACTTTTTGTAAATCCGCAGCCAGGGCAAATTCATCTGAATTTGTAATATCCTTTGCCAGATGGGCAGTCCTTAAAAAAGTTTTGCTGGGAACGCAGCCGTAGTTCAGGCAGTCGCCACCCATTTTATGATTTTCGATCAGAGCTACTTTGGCACCCAATCCCGCTGCACCGGAAGCAACTGTAAGACCGGCGCTGCCTGCCCCCAGAACAATTACATGATAATCATATTTCATCTTCTTTCTTCCTTTGGAATGTTCAGATTCCAGTTATAATCCAGATACTTGATTTTGTAAGCACTAATATCAACCTCAGAATATTTCTCGATAAATTTCGGCACGCTTTCAAAATCGTCTTTGAACCATTTGAAAATATTGGAGATTTCTGCCGTTTTTTTGATTCGATTCACTTTCATACCTTTTGTTTTGTTCTGCAAAAAGCGTTTGGTATTTTCTTCCAGTTGGCCGATCACAGTTTCAGGTCGATAGGCTTGTTTGATCAGATCGGGACAGGAAAGAGATGCACAAACTATACCGAAATGGATAAGCGGCTGGTTCATCGGCCGCAGTATTTCATGCTCGATCTCGCCCAGTGAGTAAATCCTGCCACCAACATCTATTGCCTCATTCTTCCAAACCGGTTTGAACAGATTACCGCCATCTTTAATGCTGGCTGGGATATTATTATCCAATACAACTTTGACGGCTGCGATGTTGTAAATATTGATCCAGAATGCCAGTTTCTTTTCGTGATTTGACAAATGGGAAATATCAAACTTTTGCAGTGAAAGAATGATTTCGGCAAATATAGTATCGTTTTCTAATTTTCGATAGTCCAGACTATGAAATGCGATGCCCTCTTTCGTTTCTGCTTGAATATATTTATTACTCAGCTTATCCCATTTATCATAAATTTCGGTCTGCGCTGCCAGATTTAAAATTATTAGCAACAATATTGTTATCAGTGCTGTTTTCATCGATCACCTCGCTATTTAAGATACGCCTGATTTCTTGAGCAATTCGTTCATTGCGGCTTACTTTACCCAGGAATTCTTTGACATCATCAAAATTATCGAAATCACATCTTTTGCTAATAATATATAGTTTATTTTTGTTATCCAAAACTTTTTCTGTGGTTTGCTGGAAGACCTGATCTGTGCTCCAGGAGATTCTTTGAAAATATTGCGGATCAAAACTCTTTCTGGTAAAGCCGATCAGATAATATCCGCCATCTTCGGCAGGACCCAGGACAACATCATGTTTTTTCAGAGAAGCGGCAGCTTCCAGAATCAACTCTGCGGAAAGTTCGGGCACATCGGCTCCGATAAGTACAGCGGCATC
This genomic interval from Candidatus Cloacimonadota bacterium contains the following:
- a CDS encoding FAD-dependent oxidoreductase — its product is MKYDYHVIVLGAGSAGLTVASGAAGLGAKVALIENHKMGGDCLNYGCVPSKTFLRTAHLAKDITNSDEFALAADLQKVDLKKVMQRVKSVIAEIEPHDSKERFEGLGVDVFLVEATLIDPHTVQLGDKQISGKKIVIATGSTARIPPIPGLGKVDFLTNKTIFDLSELPDHLVIIGGGPIGLELGQGFRHLGAKVTIIDHNDHLFPKDDPEVWQVMKEVFDRDGVELCLQCKVKAVSQQDKLKTVLVESAGKEIKISGDALLVSAGRLPNTTGLNLDKLGVKTDKRGYIISDNKMKTSIKNIFAAGDVTGPFQFTHMAGYQAGKVVPNAILGFGCKASYKMVPWTTYTKPEVAHIGYTQPWAEKLGIYRDALIFRLAEIDRAKADNDRDGFLKLILGKKGKIIGATLVGEKAGEMIPIASLAIARGMKASAFASVIFSYPTQAEIFQRLSFEYMKRSFKDWMKKLIEKLFL
- a CDS encoding DUF547 domain-containing protein, with the protein product MKTALITILLLIILNLAAQTEIYDKWDKLSNKYIQAETKEGIAFHSLDYRKLENDTIFAEIILSLQKFDISHLSNHEKKLAFWINIYNIAAVKVVLDNNIPASIKDGGNLFKPVWKNEAIDVGGRIYSLGEIEHEILRPMNQPLIHFGIVCASLSCPDLIKQAYRPETVIGQLEENTKRFLQNKTKGMKVNRIKKTAEISNIFKWFKDDFESVPKFIEKYSEVDISAYKIKYLDYNWNLNIPKEERR
- a CDS encoding TIGR04282 family arsenosugar biosynthesis glycosyltransferase, translating into MKSRLARTIGAEKAAEIYKVLLLDNWQRVIESGLPVGIEYSPAASLKNFQQLLGLEQEFNLQSGNGMGGRMANAFAGCFRQPFDAAVLIGADVPELSAELILEAAASLKKHDVVLGPAEDGGYYLIGFTRKSFDPQYFQRISWSTDQVFQQTTEKVLDNKNKLYIISKRCDFDNFDDVKEFLGKVSRNERIAQEIRRILNSEVIDENSTDNNIVANNFKSGSADRNL